In Gimesia benthica, a single window of DNA contains:
- a CDS encoding glycosyltransferase, with translation MLELATISVFCLLCFALLNLYWGQRVARLYQAHLAQKSNSSYTPSAAVVLSLRGNDPFLADCLHGLLNQDYPAYQVKIVVDHIDDPAFAFVTQYLAEHEHPHCDVSIREVSNGGCGLKNASLVQAIREVDHDVEVLAWLDADVIPHRSWLRELVSPLQDPEVGVASGIRWYAPRHANPGTMVRHAWNTAAMMQMVALDIPWGGSIALSREIFTHPQLTNSFSRMLWDDTGLKVIADQLGRRVAFVPATTMVNRESISFDSCFRYMTRQLVNARYYHPHWWLVAGLGLMTAVAQTALLVLSVLFMLQGDLTAAASSAGVLLFANGCVAVAIFRISLLVHKTVKARGEHFQRQPLRTLGYLGITVYIFAAALLAAMRTRTIDWRGVLYHVPDPFNVQIMHYEPYRHPEANASLHELEHVSI, from the coding sequence ATGTTGGAACTGGCGACTATCAGTGTTTTCTGTCTGCTTTGCTTTGCCCTGCTCAATCTTTACTGGGGCCAGCGGGTCGCTCGCCTGTACCAGGCACACCTCGCTCAGAAATCTAATTCCAGTTACACACCGTCGGCTGCGGTCGTCTTGTCTCTGCGGGGCAATGATCCGTTTCTGGCCGACTGCCTGCATGGTTTGCTGAACCAGGATTACCCTGCGTACCAGGTGAAAATCGTCGTGGATCACATTGATGATCCTGCTTTCGCTTTTGTGACCCAATACCTGGCAGAACACGAGCATCCGCATTGCGACGTCAGCATCCGCGAAGTTTCCAATGGGGGCTGCGGCCTGAAGAACGCCTCGCTGGTACAGGCCATCCGGGAAGTGGATCACGACGTCGAAGTCCTTGCCTGGCTCGACGCGGATGTCATTCCTCATCGCAGCTGGCTCCGCGAACTGGTCTCTCCTCTGCAGGATCCCGAAGTCGGAGTCGCTTCGGGCATCCGCTGGTATGCGCCGCGGCATGCCAACCCGGGAACCATGGTCCGCCATGCCTGGAACACCGCAGCCATGATGCAGATGGTGGCTCTGGACATTCCCTGGGGAGGTTCAATCGCGCTCAGCCGGGAGATCTTCACTCATCCGCAATTGACGAATTCCTTCTCCCGCATGCTCTGGGATGACACAGGACTGAAAGTCATCGCAGATCAACTGGGCCGCAGAGTGGCTTTCGTGCCTGCCACGACGATGGTCAACCGGGAATCGATCTCCTTTGATTCCTGTTTCCGCTACATGACCCGCCAGCTGGTGAATGCCCGCTATTATCATCCGCACTGGTGGCTCGTCGCCGGCCTGGGATTGATGACGGCTGTCGCGCAGACCGCGTTGCTGGTTCTCAGTGTGCTCTTTATGCTGCAGGGTGATCTGACGGCAGCAGCGAGCTCCGCGGGAGTATTGCTCTTCGCGAATGGCTGTGTCGCAGTGGCGATCTTCCGCATCAGTCTGCTGGTTCACAAGACGGTCAAAGCTCGCGGCGAACATTTTCAGCGTCAACCGCTGCGCACGCTGGGCTACCTGGGAATCACGGTCTACATTTTCGCGGCTGCGTTACTGGCAGCCATGCGGACCCGCACCATCGACTGGCGCGGCGTGCTGTATCATGTGCCCGATCCGTTTAATGTGCAAATCATGCATTATGAACCGTATCGGCATCCCGAAGCGAATGCCTCACTGCACGAGCTGGAACACGTTTCGATTTAA
- a CDS encoding DUF6896 domain-containing protein gives MQYAPEIIQRLQAASEVDVPLDDFIKEWLDRPWPLTPWASWTLFSLIRHRPRQEFVSQIVQQNLGVDQLNLAKQGYDAHPEGINRGPVSGLPEWEYYLHGCGCSLTHQQTGVEIDVDFYDKTADWIGLFFYQGFLKSLRQPELCEARVLALHASIETVQFAFEELQEQGFLEENSEHHASRLSFEIGKILPLLESLTEKHAEPETMLRLAAVIGDWPLVEQLLNSGEIPPAVTAKARQIISARKRFLANEFEQNENQSLALQALQENQSPDLDDFLKRALKSNNFSTLDTGLDLIVATGDTRWCPLVSEVLQRVSFMGSADEFPRPQKWAQCLEFLLRQEYEFDRTIEFLNHVPKYALGEAAAIALEFQPHLALPLFREALRSSIPHNRETAAAILAIIGQPWCQRELLQILKESTDQEATSESRAALKIIWNLESKADVENWERVNPLQFESDEHITVVEAMLLQTPWYVKFEMDQWRDRVLPLRDIIPPDAE, from the coding sequence ATGCAATACGCACCGGAAATCATTCAACGACTCCAGGCAGCTTCTGAGGTTGACGTTCCGTTGGACGATTTCATCAAAGAGTGGCTCGACCGACCCTGGCCTCTCACTCCCTGGGCCAGCTGGACGCTGTTCTCACTGATCCGACACCGTCCACGACAGGAGTTCGTTTCACAGATCGTGCAGCAGAACCTGGGAGTCGACCAGTTGAATCTGGCCAAACAAGGCTATGATGCCCATCCGGAAGGCATAAATCGCGGACCAGTGTCCGGCTTGCCCGAATGGGAATATTATTTACACGGCTGTGGCTGTAGCCTTACTCATCAACAAACGGGCGTAGAGATCGATGTCGATTTTTATGACAAAACCGCCGACTGGATTGGCCTGTTTTTTTATCAGGGATTTTTAAAGTCACTGCGACAGCCCGAGCTCTGTGAAGCACGCGTGCTCGCACTGCATGCCTCCATTGAAACCGTCCAGTTCGCGTTTGAGGAACTGCAGGAGCAGGGATTTCTGGAGGAAAACTCCGAACATCATGCCTCACGCCTCTCGTTTGAGATCGGGAAGATCCTCCCCCTGTTGGAAAGTCTGACAGAGAAACACGCGGAGCCAGAGACCATGCTGCGTCTGGCCGCGGTGATTGGCGACTGGCCATTGGTAGAACAACTGCTGAACTCTGGAGAAATTCCACCTGCAGTGACAGCGAAAGCCCGGCAGATCATTTCCGCCCGCAAACGCTTTCTGGCGAATGAATTCGAGCAGAACGAAAATCAGAGTCTGGCCTTGCAGGCGCTGCAGGAGAACCAGAGCCCGGACCTGGATGACTTTTTGAAACGGGCGCTGAAATCAAACAACTTCAGCACCCTCGATACTGGCCTGGATTTAATCGTCGCGACCGGCGACACCCGCTGGTGTCCCCTGGTGTCAGAAGTCCTGCAACGGGTCAGTTTCATGGGCAGTGCCGATGAGTTTCCGCGTCCACAAAAATGGGCGCAATGCCTGGAGTTCCTGTTACGACAAGAGTATGAGTTCGATAGAACAATCGAATTCTTGAATCACGTTCCAAAATATGCTCTGGGAGAAGCGGCAGCGATCGCCCTCGAATTTCAGCCTCATTTGGCACTGCCGCTGTTCCGCGAGGCACTCCGCTCCAGTATCCCTCACAATCGTGAAACAGCAGCCGCGATTCTCGCAATCATAGGCCAGCCTTGGTGCCAGCGCGAACTGCTCCAGATTTTGAAAGAGTCCACCGATCAGGAAGCGACATCAGAGAGCCGCGCCGCTTTGAAAATAATCTGGAATCTCGAATCGAAAGCGGACGTCGAAAACTGGGAACGCGTCAATCCCTTACAATTCGAAAGTGATGAGCACATTACTGTCGTCGAAGCCATGCTGCTACAGACTCCCTGGTATGTCAAATTCGAAATGGATCAATGGCGCGACCGCGTGCTGCCGCTGCGTGACATCATCCCTCCCGATGCGGAATAG
- a CDS encoding metallophosphoesterase family protein has product MYLNAGSGRSGFYEERLPIHHARVDALPVGLDAVVVTADLQGRERFQESPGGPPRLLGEALPLRLVQEVLPEVGIHDPSRVAVWLAGDFYTVPALDKRGGTGDVSAVWRAFGDEFAWVAGVAGNHDTYGENSKARPRFPAHLHYLDGDFVELDGLHIGGIGGIIGNPERHQRRSEEDYLFALELLLEERIDILLLHDGPRGLNARQQGSARVRDLLSTRRSPLVVRGHAHWDQPLIEYENGTQVLNVDARTVILTH; this is encoded by the coding sequence ATGTATCTCAACGCAGGCAGCGGCAGGAGCGGCTTCTATGAAGAACGTCTGCCGATTCATCATGCGCGGGTTGATGCGCTGCCTGTGGGACTGGATGCTGTCGTTGTCACCGCCGATCTGCAGGGCCGCGAGCGATTTCAGGAATCGCCCGGCGGTCCGCCGCGTCTGCTGGGAGAAGCACTCCCCCTGCGCCTGGTTCAGGAAGTTCTGCCCGAGGTCGGAATTCACGATCCTTCCCGTGTTGCGGTCTGGCTGGCGGGGGACTTCTATACGGTCCCCGCGCTCGACAAACGGGGTGGCACCGGCGATGTGAGCGCCGTCTGGCGGGCCTTTGGCGATGAATTTGCCTGGGTGGCGGGCGTGGCCGGCAACCATGATACCTATGGCGAAAACAGTAAGGCCCGACCCCGCTTTCCCGCCCATCTGCATTACCTGGATGGTGATTTCGTTGAACTCGATGGACTCCACATCGGAGGAATCGGCGGGATCATCGGCAATCCGGAACGCCATCAGCGACGCAGTGAAGAAGATTACCTGTTTGCCCTGGAACTGTTGCTGGAAGAACGGATCGACATCCTGCTGCTGCACGACGGCCCCCGTGGCCTGAATGCCCGGCAGCAGGGATCAGCCCGCGTGCGCGACCTGTTGAGTACGCGTCGCAGTCCACTGGTCGTCCGCGGGCATGCCCACTGGGATCAACCGTTGATCGAATATGAAAACGGAACCCAGGTACTTAACGTCGATGCGCGAACCGTCATTCTCACGCATTGA